In Aquimarina sp. TRL1, a single window of DNA contains:
- a CDS encoding DUF5916 domain-containing protein: MDTRRSLFFLFSIFICYGLSAQESQITFLEEEITIDGQLDEVVWNKLPIHTNFTNYLPENNKIASNQTEVKMFYNETSLFVAAIYHDTTPKVQLSSLKRDDNWNTIAMSDSFVMALDTYNQQQSGYYFAINGGGALVDALIERTGDSFRLNTSWNTIWKGSSSVQGNKKIYEIEIPLKSLGYKKENTNWGVMFHVRDIKRNEWTTYTHMDRNYRIFDLRFSKQLTIDQLASASASRITLIPSITVDHHEKTTTDTKETTITPSLDLQYNISSSLKLDATIHPDFSQIDVDQQVTNLTRFAINFPERRNFFLENSDLFSGLGINSVNPFYSRRVGALSDIIAGMKISGNLTKKTRIGVLDVITKEEDSITPSQNYGAFVAQHQISNAFTGTAFLINRQEMDNLRLIDDYNRVAGINLNYKSANNKWTGLANYGKSFGNEYSGENEFYHMGVWYSTAETTFDVSVHKVGRNYITDVGFVPRLTNYDATNDVVVREGYTQARVKADLRHFSKERKHIDSYRYLLLDNEMNWNENGKLIQSSTFFNNALWFKDLSSMYFNVIYDYNDLQYAFDVLRNGNSIQPDVYRYVSFQAGYNSVRNKKVQYGGSLRHGSYYNGTRSRLFSRIEYRLLPIARLRLIYEVNKIDLKALGEQTFHLARFTGEVFFSERFNWTTYVQYNTQLNNFNINSRLQWEYKPLSYLYLVITDNFDKHIHRKNWGVALKLNYRLDI; encoded by the coding sequence TTATTCAGTATTTTTATATGTTATGGGCTATCTGCACAGGAATCGCAGATTACTTTTCTGGAGGAAGAAATAACGATAGATGGGCAATTAGATGAAGTAGTTTGGAATAAGCTCCCCATTCATACCAATTTTACCAATTACCTTCCAGAAAATAATAAGATTGCCAGTAATCAAACAGAAGTAAAAATGTTTTATAATGAAACTTCTCTTTTTGTAGCTGCGATATACCACGATACAACGCCTAAGGTGCAATTAAGCTCTTTAAAACGAGATGACAACTGGAATACTATAGCCATGAGTGATTCTTTCGTAATGGCATTAGATACTTACAATCAACAGCAAAGTGGGTATTATTTTGCTATAAATGGAGGAGGAGCATTGGTTGATGCCTTGATTGAAAGAACAGGTGATAGTTTTAGACTGAATACCAGTTGGAACACCATCTGGAAGGGGAGTAGCAGTGTACAGGGGAATAAAAAAATATATGAAATCGAAATTCCCCTTAAATCTTTAGGTTATAAAAAAGAAAATACGAATTGGGGGGTGATGTTTCATGTTCGGGATATCAAAAGAAATGAGTGGACAACCTATACCCATATGGATCGAAATTATCGGATATTCGACCTTCGGTTTTCTAAACAGCTAACAATAGATCAGTTGGCAAGTGCTTCCGCTTCCCGAATTACTTTAATCCCGTCGATAACTGTCGATCATCATGAGAAAACAACAACAGATACAAAAGAGACAACTATAACGCCAAGCCTGGATCTACAGTATAATATCTCATCTTCTTTAAAATTAGATGCAACGATACATCCTGATTTTTCTCAAATAGATGTAGATCAGCAAGTAACTAATCTGACGCGATTTGCAATTAATTTTCCCGAACGCCGTAATTTCTTTTTAGAAAACAGTGATTTGTTTTCTGGATTGGGAATTAATTCGGTAAATCCGTTCTATTCAAGAAGGGTAGGTGCTTTAAGCGATATTATAGCAGGAATGAAAATCTCAGGAAATCTGACCAAAAAGACCAGAATAGGTGTATTAGATGTTATTACCAAAGAAGAAGATAGTATCACTCCCTCTCAAAATTATGGCGCTTTTGTGGCACAGCATCAAATTTCTAATGCGTTTACAGGTACTGCCTTTCTCATCAACCGGCAGGAAATGGACAATTTGCGACTAATAGATGATTATAACAGAGTAGCAGGAATTAACCTTAATTACAAGTCTGCAAATAATAAGTGGACCGGACTTGCCAATTATGGAAAGAGTTTTGGTAATGAGTACTCCGGGGAGAATGAATTCTATCATATGGGAGTATGGTATAGTACAGCAGAAACTACTTTTGATGTTTCTGTACATAAAGTTGGTAGAAATTACATCACTGATGTGGGATTTGTACCAAGGCTTACTAATTATGATGCGACCAATGACGTAGTCGTAAGGGAAGGTTATACACAGGCGAGAGTAAAAGCCGACTTACGACACTTCTCCAAAGAAAGAAAACACATTGATTCATATCGCTATCTCTTATTAGATAATGAGATGAATTGGAATGAAAATGGCAAATTGATTCAGTCTTCTACTTTTTTTAATAATGCACTATGGTTTAAAGATCTATCATCTATGTATTTTAACGTGATTTATGATTATAATGATCTGCAATATGCATTTGATGTTTTGCGAAATGGAAATAGTATTCAGCCAGATGTATATAGATATGTTTCATTTCAAGCGGGATATAATTCTGTAAGAAATAAAAAAGTACAATATGGTGGATCATTACGCCATGGATCGTATTATAATGGAACCCGATCCCGCTTATTTTCTCGTATAGAATACCGATTATTACCTATAGCAAGACTAAGGTTGATATATGAAGTCAATAAAATAGACCTGAAGGCATTAGGAGAACAAACTTTCCACTTGGCAAGATTTACGGGAGAAGTTTTCTTTTCAGAACGATTTAATTGGACAACTTATGTGCAGTACAACACACAGTTGAATAACTTTAATATTAACAGTCGTTTACAATGGGAATACAAACCATTATCATATCTGTACTTAGTAATAACAGATAATTTTGATAAACATATACATAGAAAGAACTGGGGTGTAGCATTAAAACTTAATTATCGATTGGACATATAA
- a CDS encoding AraC family transcriptional regulator produces MKKSQVQVCPFCQSMHSALEDEVYCSKSNLNADIIKSNAFYYKSNKLFSGKHIGRLTVKMVFNGYQYLKLGKHDTMLTDRNYLIINPGQEWNSEIDSEKEVEGLTIAFHPTLCKQFIYASKTSTRALLDNPYNMAAESLTFFEHTYENDLFLRQLFLQFKKGILRQTNDALFFKELKFTLLEALFHKHLHTGLIHNRIPVKNSSLQKELFKRLGIAKDYILANIEKDLLLDDIGYTAALSSFHFLRLFKAVYKKTPHQFIMQERLKKACYLLKNSSKTIDEISIASGYKNHSAFSRNFKRHTGLTPLSFRLYGSSYSFQSSNQ; encoded by the coding sequence ATGAAAAAATCACAAGTACAAGTATGTCCTTTTTGTCAGAGCATGCATAGTGCCTTAGAGGATGAAGTATATTGTTCTAAGTCAAATCTAAATGCAGATATCATAAAAAGTAATGCTTTTTATTATAAAAGCAATAAGCTCTTTTCTGGAAAACATATAGGGAGACTTACTGTAAAAATGGTATTCAATGGTTATCAATACCTAAAACTCGGTAAACATGATACCATGCTTACCGATAGAAATTACCTGATCATTAATCCCGGACAAGAATGGAATAGTGAGATAGATTCAGAAAAAGAAGTAGAGGGATTGACCATAGCTTTTCACCCTACACTCTGTAAGCAATTTATATATGCTTCTAAGACCAGTACCAGGGCATTACTCGATAACCCATATAATATGGCTGCTGAGTCTCTTACTTTTTTCGAACATACATATGAAAATGATCTCTTTCTCAGACAATTGTTTTTACAGTTTAAAAAAGGAATTCTTCGACAGACTAATGATGCATTGTTTTTTAAGGAACTAAAGTTTACATTGTTAGAAGCTCTTTTTCATAAACATTTACATACCGGACTAATACACAACAGGATTCCTGTCAAGAACAGCTCGCTACAAAAGGAATTATTCAAGCGACTAGGCATCGCTAAGGATTATATACTCGCTAATATAGAAAAAGACCTCTTACTGGATGATATTGGATATACGGCAGCCTTGTCTTCTTTTCATTTTTTGAGATTATTTAAAGCTGTTTATAAGAAAACTCCCCATCAGTTTATTATGCAGGAACGGTTAAAAAAAGCTTGTTACTTATTAAAGAATTCTTCCAAAACAATTGATGAGATTTCCATAGCTAGTGGATATAAAAATCACAGTGCCTTTAGCCGAAATTTTAAACGACATACCGGACTAACACCTCTTTCTTTTCGTCTTTATGGTTCTTCTTATTCCTTTCAATCATCTAACCAGTGA
- a CDS encoding FAD-binding oxidoreductase, giving the protein MTKKERITICGAGIAGVATAYYLLQKSINLEVLLIDKQQPLSFTTSKSGENFRDYWPQECMRLLCNRSIALMESLLETHGEASFEMKKTGYQFVSHHRDAPIFDASGKNHAKNHVQLLTDQKEIKNRHSYLDSGIEKVVTIVNAGAIDVYAMGSLLIKEIKKKGGVFYSGEIQRIVKTRGTYDIHLDTNEVIATDKIIIAAGPFINHIAAMLGMSFPISNTMQHKFVIPDPYHCIPEDMPFTIYADAQHLSWTDEEKRFFSAEEQFKWLLQKFPGGLHIKPDGGGRIKMGWAFQTRKEHPHWTPQYTFSHFPNVVLKGASRFIPALSEYENQLPTPLTQYSGYYTRTEENWPLIGPTERTNVFVVGALAGFGTMTACGAGELCANHVLGETSLPVYSDYFHPSRYHNSSMIREMKLSMSDGQL; this is encoded by the coding sequence ATGACAAAAAAAGAACGAATAACGATTTGCGGAGCAGGAATTGCAGGAGTAGCCACTGCTTATTATTTATTGCAAAAAAGTATAAACCTGGAAGTTTTACTAATAGATAAACAACAACCTCTTTCCTTTACGACCAGTAAATCCGGAGAAAACTTTCGAGATTATTGGCCACAAGAATGCATGCGATTACTCTGCAATAGGAGCATTGCACTGATGGAATCATTGTTAGAAACCCATGGAGAAGCTTCATTTGAAATGAAAAAAACGGGATATCAGTTTGTATCCCATCATCGAGATGCCCCGATTTTTGATGCTAGTGGTAAGAACCATGCGAAAAATCATGTACAATTGCTGACCGATCAGAAAGAAATAAAGAACCGTCACTCATATCTGGATTCCGGAATAGAAAAAGTTGTAACTATTGTCAATGCAGGTGCTATAGATGTATATGCGATGGGAAGTCTGCTGATCAAAGAAATCAAAAAAAAGGGAGGGGTATTTTATTCGGGCGAAATACAGCGTATCGTTAAAACACGCGGAACATATGATATCCATTTAGATACAAATGAAGTCATTGCAACTGATAAAATTATCATTGCAGCAGGACCATTTATCAACCATATAGCAGCTATGTTAGGCATGAGCTTTCCAATATCCAATACAATGCAACATAAGTTTGTGATTCCCGATCCATATCATTGCATTCCTGAAGATATGCCATTTACTATTTATGCAGACGCGCAACACCTTAGCTGGACAGATGAAGAAAAACGTTTTTTTTCTGCTGAAGAACAATTTAAGTGGTTATTGCAGAAATTTCCGGGAGGACTACATATCAAACCAGATGGAGGAGGGCGTATTAAAATGGGATGGGCATTCCAAACGAGAAAAGAACACCCTCATTGGACTCCTCAGTATACATTTTCGCATTTTCCAAATGTAGTACTAAAGGGAGCCAGTCGTTTTATACCTGCATTATCCGAATATGAAAATCAATTACCAACACCTCTGACACAATATTCCGGATATTATACCCGAACCGAGGAAAACTGGCCCTTAATTGGTCCAACAGAGAGAACCAATGTATTTGTAGTAGGAGCACTAGCAGGTTTTGGTACGATGACAGCCTGTGGAGCAGGGGAGTTATGTGCCAATCATGTGTTAGGTGAGACATCACTGCCAGTATATAGTGATTATTTTCACCCCAGTCGATATCATAACTCTTCCATGATCAGAGAAATGAAACTCAGTATGAGTGATGGTCAATTATAA
- a CDS encoding AraC family transcriptional regulator, which produces MNRAYLENITPNLSSSIYYTHQKEEEALPDNYWHFHDMYELVFIPFGTGKRFINNHVSHYENGDLVLLPPYIPHNTLYKEYQGARKFEQYVILFDIRSFQKIAAGFKEFETIHRFLYTIDSAIVFDTSTKQTIGSLMEQMKSVTHFERIIFFFKIMHILSASTHIPLAGEYKTTSSKNAPILHQIKNYIAVHYKKNLSSSAMALKIGMTPSSFCRYIKKTTGKTYKELILEARLQHACYLLKESSMTIENIATESGFVSIPLFYKKFKSLLQLTPAQYRNEI; this is translated from the coding sequence ATGAATAGAGCTTATCTAGAAAATATTACTCCTAATTTATCTTCTTCCATTTATTATACGCATCAAAAAGAAGAGGAGGCTCTCCCGGATAATTACTGGCATTTTCATGATATGTACGAATTGGTTTTTATCCCTTTCGGGACTGGCAAGCGATTTATCAATAATCATGTCAGCCATTATGAAAATGGGGATCTCGTTTTATTACCTCCTTATATTCCGCATAATACATTGTATAAGGAATATCAGGGAGCACGTAAATTTGAGCAATATGTCATTCTCTTTGATATTCGCAGTTTTCAGAAAATAGCGGCAGGATTTAAAGAGTTTGAGACGATCCATCGTTTTTTATATACAATTGATTCTGCCATCGTTTTTGACACAAGCACAAAACAAACAATTGGCTCATTAATGGAACAAATGAAATCGGTAACTCATTTTGAGCGCATCATATTTTTTTTCAAAATAATGCATATTCTTAGCGCATCAACTCATATTCCATTAGCGGGGGAATACAAAACTACTAGTTCTAAAAATGCTCCTATATTGCATCAAATCAAAAACTATATAGCTGTACATTATAAAAAGAACCTTTCTTCTTCGGCAATGGCATTGAAAATAGGAATGACTCCTTCTTCTTTTTGCAGGTATATCAAGAAAACAACCGGTAAAACATATAAAGAACTAATTCTGGAAGCACGACTACAACATGCTTGTTATTTATTAAAAGAATCTTCTATGACTATTGAGAACATTGCTACTGAAAGTGGATTTGTTTCAATCCCATTGTTTTATAAAAAATTTAAATCTTTACTACAGTTAACCCCTGCACAATACCGAAATGAGATTTAG
- a CDS encoding sugar isomerase domain-containing protein has translation MFEYIDQVQRLIDHLRSDQEESIKAAATVLTKAIKEDRIIHTLGTGHSQMIAMELFGRASGIANVSAMLDELLLLSNGARRSAAIEQVSGLASILWDKYNIETSDVLIIISNSGRNAIPIEMAQIAKAAGVKIIAITSLEQSKKYNSRHKSGQKLYQLADIVIDNCVPSGDGVMHMNNELFGPVSSIMGMVIVNTIVTEAIKECHQQNIPVTIYQSQNIDHTDNDRIYKQFESRIPHL, from the coding sequence ATGTTTGAATACATTGATCAAGTACAAAGATTGATAGACCATTTGAGATCAGATCAGGAAGAATCTATTAAAGCAGCAGCTACTGTATTAACAAAAGCAATAAAAGAAGATCGAATTATCCATACACTGGGGACTGGACATTCTCAGATGATCGCTATGGAGTTATTCGGTAGGGCTTCTGGTATTGCGAATGTAAGTGCAATGCTGGATGAGCTACTATTATTAAGTAACGGAGCAAGAAGATCGGCAGCAATAGAGCAGGTAAGTGGTCTGGCATCCATATTATGGGATAAGTATAATATAGAGACTTCAGATGTGTTGATTATTATTTCCAATTCAGGAAGAAATGCAATTCCAATAGAGATGGCACAAATCGCAAAAGCTGCAGGCGTAAAAATTATAGCAATTACTTCCTTAGAACAATCCAAAAAATATAATTCCAGGCACAAGAGCGGGCAAAAATTATATCAATTGGCTGATATTGTAATCGATAATTGCGTTCCTTCTGGAGATGGAGTTATGCATATGAATAATGAATTATTCGGCCCAGTGTCTTCCATTATGGGAATGGTGATTGTTAATACGATTGTAACTGAAGCGATCAAAGAATGCCATCAACAAAATATTCCTGTAACGATCTACCAGAGTCAAAATATCGATCATACTGATAATGATCGGATTTATAAACAATTCGAATCAAGAATACCACATTTATAA
- a CDS encoding helix-turn-helix domain-containing protein, producing the protein MAFSSLFLFFFGAIGIFNSFLISFYFLLFKKPKQISNVLFGWFLLFISERALRSLIYFFSEISPNAYSTFGPVTFLCIGPFFFLYIISVIRPESSIITYWKYHILCWVLVAISMHIIFPFRSDPIFYKKYILKAINIQWAIYVLIATISYIKHLRKDTEAAREKNRSIHWWLGSLLIAVYIQWIIYFFISYTYFVVGSIVFSVLFYMFYLFLLKRKKERNHIFEPNSKYNKKKIEDETASTLITTLTSIMTDQQLYKNSGLKSSDIAMQLGISTHQFSQLLNDNLDKSFAAFINAYRVEEAKRLIKENTKYTLEAIGKESGFNSKSTFYNSFKRVVGMTPSVYRDQFLRSEL; encoded by the coding sequence ATGGCTTTCTCTTCGCTTTTTTTATTTTTTTTTGGAGCTATCGGAATCTTTAATAGTTTCCTGATCAGTTTCTATTTCTTATTGTTTAAAAAACCAAAACAAATTTCGAATGTCTTATTTGGGTGGTTTCTATTATTTATCAGCGAGCGTGCATTGCGTTCTTTAATTTATTTTTTTAGTGAGATTAGTCCCAATGCCTATTCTACCTTTGGTCCCGTTACATTTTTATGTATAGGTCCCTTTTTCTTTCTATACATCATATCTGTGATACGCCCCGAAAGTTCTATCATTACTTATTGGAAATATCATATTCTATGTTGGGTACTCGTGGCTATTAGTATGCATATTATTTTTCCTTTTAGAAGCGATCCTATTTTTTATAAAAAATACATTCTAAAAGCAATCAATATACAGTGGGCTATATATGTACTTATCGCCACCATATCATATATAAAACACCTGCGGAAAGATACTGAAGCAGCTCGAGAAAAAAACCGTAGCATTCACTGGTGGCTGGGGAGCTTATTAATTGCTGTTTACATACAATGGATCATTTATTTTTTTATTAGTTATACCTATTTTGTAGTTGGCTCAATTGTTTTTTCAGTTTTATTTTATATGTTTTATCTATTTCTTTTAAAGAGGAAAAAGGAACGCAATCATATTTTTGAACCCAATAGTAAGTATAACAAAAAGAAAATAGAAGACGAAACAGCATCCACATTGATCACCACGCTTACTAGTATAATGACCGATCAGCAATTATATAAGAATTCAGGGTTAAAATCTTCGGATATTGCAATGCAATTAGGCATATCAACACATCAATTCTCACAATTATTAAATGATAATCTAGACAAAAGTTTTGCTGCCTTTATCAATGCCTATAGAGTTGAAGAAGCAAAGCGGTTAATTAAAGAAAATACCAAGTATACCCTGGAAGCCATCGGAAAGGAGTCTGGTTTTAATTCTAAATCAACATTTTACAACAGTTTTAAACGAGTTGTAGGGATGACACCTTCTGTATATAGGGATCAGTTTTTGCGTTCAGAATTATAA
- a CDS encoding S41 family peptidase: MNRYNKIRSFLSICLFICMSSCISQNKKATPQETKKSIAEALAILPNASVSEMITQYHTLKEQHPEAYNFDDEMELNKLGYQFLNNGKIKEAIEIFKLLVAEFPDAYNPYDSLGEAYLADGNILLGIKNYEKSLALNPKNIHAEDVINKTKYADYDATRFHKTYSVTQYINDLDELARRLTEIHPNVYKFISKQAFWEGVEAQKKTITPQTTFSEFIWLCSEIIASINCGHTSMGYFHQERNMIPMELRFPMELRIIDDKAYVSNPLANKDKIEVKQEIVRINGIPFDTIKEKIYKHISSQGAIQTYKKNFFNAHSTAIIAYALSFPKTYQVTVKGSKTPIALVPLEEYTNNFESSMVNASCSAPLCLEYIEGGKVTRMRIRSFAYYGNKFPEFKTFMDTSFKELKEKNSSDLIIDLRGNGGGPSDAGILFLQYISKQPFTYFSKSQFNEKLEENQLKENAFSGRIYITMDGNGNSTTGHVISLVKKLKLATLVGEELGANQFCTGGQKRLRLSNTGIQFSVARNTYVTTATSYPDDKGILPDYPVFQSIEDYLDNKDTVMEYTLELIRKSN, encoded by the coding sequence ATGAATCGATACAACAAGATCCGATCATTTTTGAGTATATGTTTATTCATTTGTATGAGTAGTTGTATTTCTCAAAACAAGAAAGCAACTCCTCAGGAAACTAAAAAATCTATTGCCGAAGCATTAGCCATTTTACCCAATGCTTCAGTTTCAGAAATGATCACGCAGTATCATACCCTTAAAGAGCAACATCCAGAAGCATATAATTTTGATGATGAGATGGAGCTCAATAAATTAGGGTATCAGTTTTTGAATAACGGAAAAATAAAAGAAGCTATAGAAATTTTTAAACTTTTGGTAGCAGAATTTCCGGACGCCTATAATCCTTATGACAGCTTGGGGGAAGCCTATTTAGCAGATGGTAATATTCTTTTGGGAATTAAGAATTACGAAAAATCTCTCGCATTAAACCCTAAGAATATTCATGCAGAAGATGTCATTAATAAAACCAAATACGCAGATTATGATGCGACCCGATTTCATAAAACTTATTCGGTTACTCAATATATCAATGATCTTGATGAATTAGCCCGTCGTTTAACCGAAATACATCCGAATGTATATAAATTTATCAGTAAACAAGCATTTTGGGAGGGAGTAGAGGCTCAGAAAAAGACTATTACACCACAGACAACTTTTAGTGAATTCATTTGGCTGTGCAGTGAGATTATAGCCAGTATTAATTGTGGTCATACTTCAATGGGATACTTTCATCAAGAACGAAATATGATTCCCATGGAGCTTCGTTTTCCTATGGAACTAAGAATCATTGATGACAAAGCCTATGTTTCAAATCCGTTGGCTAACAAAGATAAGATTGAAGTCAAACAAGAAATAGTACGTATTAATGGTATTCCTTTTGATACGATTAAAGAAAAGATATATAAGCATATTTCTTCTCAGGGAGCAATTCAAACGTATAAAAAGAACTTTTTTAATGCCCATTCTACAGCCATCATAGCATATGCATTATCCTTTCCAAAAACATATCAGGTAACGGTTAAAGGTAGTAAAACACCAATTGCATTAGTTCCATTAGAAGAATACACCAATAACTTTGAATCCTCTATGGTGAATGCATCATGTTCAGCCCCTCTTTGTCTGGAATATATTGAAGGAGGAAAAGTAACCAGAATGCGTATTCGCAGTTTTGCTTATTATGGAAATAAATTTCCGGAATTCAAAACCTTTATGGATACTAGTTTTAAGGAATTAAAAGAAAAAAATAGTAGTGATTTAATTATTGATCTTAGAGGAAATGGAGGAGGACCTTCTGATGCTGGGATTCTTTTTTTACAATATATATCCAAGCAACCTTTTACCTATTTCTCTAAATCTCAGTTCAATGAAAAATTAGAGGAGAATCAGCTAAAAGAGAATGCATTCTCAGGTCGTATATATATAACAATGGATGGGAATGGAAACTCTACCACAGGACATGTGATCTCTTTGGTCAAAAAGTTGAAATTGGCCACATTGGTAGGAGAGGAGTTAGGAGCTAACCAATTTTGTACCGGGGGGCAAAAACGATTGCGATTATCCAATACTGGAATTCAATTTTCGGTCGCCAGAAATACCTATGTTACTACGGCTACTTCGTATCCCGATGATAAAGGCATTCTTCCGGATTATCCGGTATTTCAGTCTATTGAAGATTATTTAGATAATAAAGATACTGTTATGGAATATACATTAGAACTGATCAGAAAATCCAACTAA